A DNA window from Brassica napus cultivar Da-Ae chromosome A4, Da-Ae, whole genome shotgun sequence contains the following coding sequences:
- the LOC111215060 gene encoding probable steroid-binding protein 3, which translates to MEFTAEQLSQYNGTDSSKPIYVAIKGRVFDVTTGKSFYGAGGDYAMFAGKDASRALGKMSKNEEDVSPSLEGLTEKEMTTLNDWEKKFEAKYPVVGRVIS; encoded by the coding sequence atggaGTTCACGGCAGAGCAGCTTAGCCAGTACAACGGGACCGACTCATCGAAGCCGATCTACGTGGCGATCAAGGGCCGAGTATTCGACGTCACCACCGGCAAATCCTTCTACGGCGCAGGAGGCGATTACGCGATGTTCGCGGGAAAAGACGCGAGCAGAGCTCTGGGGAAGATGAGCAAGAACGAAGAAGACGTGTCTCCTTCTCTCGAAGGTCTCACCGAGAAAGAGATGACCACTCTTAATGATTGGGAGAAGAAGTTTGAAGCCAAGTATCCCGTCGTTGGCCGCGTTATCTCCTAA